One window of the Archaeoglobus sulfaticallidus PM70-1 genome contains the following:
- a CDS encoding ATP/GTP-binding protein yields the protein MIQVLIYFIGTAGSGKTYLTKAFADWLDFKNLENIIVNLDPGAENLPYSPEVDIRDYFTLEDVMLNYGVGPNGAQIISADLISTKIGDIKDEIDYFDVPYVLIDTPGQMELFTLRQSSNLLIDFLGRDRSVMVYLFDPVVAKTPSGFLSLLFMASSSVFKLKLPQIQVLAKSDILEDYEVERIVEWSDDPETLFDDLGREVSNIKNISGELFYMLRDLGLFRTLIPVSAMDSTGMEDVYDGIQEIFYGGEDLERILY from the coding sequence ATGATCCAGGTTCTGATATACTTCATAGGAACCGCCGGCTCCGGAAAAACCTATCTTACGAAGGCTTTTGCAGACTGGCTGGACTTCAAGAACCTTGAGAACATCATCGTGAACCTCGATCCGGGAGCGGAGAATCTACCTTACTCTCCAGAGGTTGACATAAGGGATTACTTCACGCTTGAAGATGTGATGCTCAACTATGGTGTTGGGCCAAATGGAGCACAGATAATCTCGGCTGATCTGATCAGCACAAAAATAGGCGACATAAAGGACGAGATTGATTACTTCGATGTACCGTATGTCTTGATAGACACTCCAGGGCAGATGGAGCTCTTTACCTTAAGGCAGAGCAGCAACCTGCTTATAGACTTCCTCGGTAGAGATAGAAGTGTGATGGTTTACCTCTTCGACCCTGTGGTCGCCAAAACACCTTCGGGCTTTCTTTCCCTTCTGTTCATGGCATCCTCATCGGTTTTTAAGCTAAAGCTACCGCAGATTCAGGTGCTTGCAAAGTCTGATATTCTCGAGGATTATGAGGTTGAGAGGATAGTTGAGTGGAGTGACGATCCGGAAACACTTTTCGATGATCTTGGCAGAGAGGTTAGCAACATCAAGAACATCAGCGGTGAGCTGTTCTACATGCTCAGGGATCTTGGGCTCTTCAGAACACTCATTCCAGTTTCCGCCATGGACAGTACAGGAATGGAGGATGTTTACGATGGAATACAGGAAATATTCTATGGAGGCGAGGATCTGGAGAGGATACTTTACTAG
- a CDS encoding DNA topoisomerase I has product MAGKWLIITEKDNTARRISSILFKNVKKVRKKGINVYQADNTYVIGLKGHIVQLDFPEEYNNWSKVPLKSLLRADIIKKVTEKNLVEVLKSIAKEIDRVTIATDYDREGELIGVEALEIIRNENPNVRFDRVRYSAITPSDIKKAFSSPTEVDFNLAKSAEIRQKIDLIWGAVLTRLISLSSGRLGKDFLSVGRVQSPTLRLIVEREEEIKNFKPKKYWEIFASFRKGEEVFQCKHEKRFEDKEQAEKAFAKVGDKGVVVSFEKKERAEKPPTPFNTTEFLREASKFMSVNKAMMVAESLYMSGYISYPRTDNTVYPKTINLRAIVEKLTQGEFKKEAEFVLSQEKLRATRGKKESKDHPPIHPTAVAKKDELSKDEWVIYELVVRRFLATLSPDAIWVVRRGKIDSSGEIFRFNGRKLIEEGWRKIYIYSKAEEVPVPDLQEGEVLDIVSKKLEEKETKPPNRYSSGSLIKEMEKLGLGTKSTRHEIINKLYSRKYVYGNPLRPSEIGMAVINALKKEAETITQPDMTSKLEEDMYAIAEGKLSDEYVVEESIRFLDEILSNLDRESLSKTLRDGIRKDKIVGKCPKCSRDLVIRKKKGDSRRFIGCSGYPDCNFTLPLPQKGTIYITSKLCEKHEIKRIKIRTKKGYWDLGCPYCNYLEWQEKNKKVN; this is encoded by the coding sequence ATGGCTGGAAAATGGCTCATAATAACAGAAAAGGACAATACAGCGAGAAGAATTTCTTCAATTCTTTTTAAGAATGTTAAAAAGGTAAGGAAGAAGGGAATAAATGTTTATCAGGCTGATAACACATATGTTATCGGATTGAAGGGTCACATTGTGCAGCTCGATTTTCCGGAGGAGTACAACAACTGGAGCAAGGTTCCGCTCAAGTCTCTGCTGAGGGCTGATATTATCAAGAAGGTGACTGAGAAGAACCTCGTTGAAGTGCTGAAAAGCATCGCTAAGGAGATAGACAGAGTTACGATAGCAACCGACTACGATAGAGAAGGAGAACTCATTGGTGTTGAAGCTCTGGAGATAATCAGAAATGAGAATCCGAATGTCAGGTTTGACAGAGTGAGATACTCAGCAATAACACCATCGGACATAAAAAAGGCATTCTCCAGCCCCACGGAGGTTGACTTTAACCTCGCAAAGTCTGCTGAGATCAGACAGAAGATAGACCTGATATGGGGGGCTGTGCTTACAAGGCTGATCTCACTGTCATCGGGAAGGCTGGGAAAGGACTTTCTGAGTGTTGGGAGGGTTCAGTCTCCAACTCTGAGGCTTATAGTTGAGAGGGAGGAGGAAATAAAGAACTTCAAGCCGAAAAAGTACTGGGAGATTTTTGCCAGCTTCAGGAAGGGTGAAGAGGTATTCCAGTGCAAGCATGAAAAGAGGTTCGAAGATAAGGAGCAGGCAGAGAAGGCTTTTGCGAAAGTTGGAGACAAAGGTGTTGTGGTAAGTTTCGAGAAGAAAGAAAGGGCTGAGAAACCTCCAACACCCTTCAACACCACTGAATTTTTGAGAGAGGCTTCAAAGTTCATGAGCGTGAACAAGGCGATGATGGTAGCTGAGTCTCTGTACATGTCAGGATACATATCATATCCAAGGACTGACAATACTGTTTATCCAAAGACTATAAATCTGAGGGCTATTGTTGAGAAGCTGACTCAGGGCGAGTTTAAAAAGGAGGCGGAGTTCGTTCTCTCGCAGGAAAAGCTCAGGGCAACGAGGGGAAAGAAGGAGAGCAAGGACCACCCACCCATTCATCCAACTGCGGTAGCAAAAAAAGATGAGTTGAGCAAGGATGAATGGGTGATTTATGAGCTGGTTGTCAGAAGATTTCTCGCAACGCTGTCTCCGGATGCCATATGGGTTGTAAGGAGAGGAAAGATAGATTCCAGTGGTGAGATATTCAGGTTCAATGGCAGGAAGCTAATTGAAGAGGGATGGAGGAAGATATACATATACTCGAAAGCTGAAGAGGTTCCGGTTCCAGACCTTCAGGAAGGAGAGGTGCTGGACATAGTCAGCAAGAAGCTGGAAGAGAAAGAGACCAAACCTCCAAACAGGTACTCTTCTGGAAGTCTGATAAAGGAGATGGAGAAGCTCGGACTCGGAACAAAATCAACAAGACATGAAATAATAAACAAGCTTTATTCGAGAAAGTATGTTTACGGAAATCCCCTCAGACCATCGGAAATAGGTATGGCCGTTATAAACGCCCTGAAAAAAGAGGCAGAAACTATAACTCAGCCAGATATGACCTCAAAGCTTGAGGAAGACATGTATGCGATAGCTGAAGGAAAGCTGAGCGATGAGTATGTTGTTGAGGAATCAATACGATTCCTTGATGAAATCCTGTCGAATCTTGACAGAGAATCCCTCTCGAAAACATTGAGAGATGGAATCCGGAAGGACAAAATCGTTGGAAAATGCCCGAAATGTTCGAGGGATCTCGTTATAAGGAAAAAGAAGGGAGACTCAAGGAGATTTATTGGATGCAGCGGATACCCAGACTGCAACTTCACGCTACCGTTACCCCAGAAGGGCACGATATACATAACATCCAAGCTCTGCGAGAAGCATGAGATAAAGAGGATCAAAATCCGGACAAAGAAGGGCTACTGGGATCTCGGATGTCCATACTGCAACTATCTTGAGTGGCAGGAAAAGAACAAGAAAGTTAATTAA